The nucleotide sequence CAGTTCTTCATGATCACCGGCCGCAAACTTGAACCCATTGAAGTTGTTCTTGATTTTATCAGACATAGCACCCAAATCTGAAGCGATGATTGGAACATCGCTTGCCAAGCCTTCATGTAATACCATTTGATAGCTTTCATAACAAATAGAAGGGGTAATTAATACGTCTATATTTGTAAAAACCTCTCCGATATTATCAGATGAATAAGGTCCTTTAAAAATTATTCTTTTGTCATTGTTTGCGATATGCTGCAGCTGATTAATGTATGGCTCTAACATTGGCCCATAAACGAATAATTTAATATTTTCATCTTTTATGCTTGTAAAAGCTTTCAACAATATGTGAACGCCTTTATGGAAAGATAAGTACCCTGCGTATCCAAAGACAATTGGCGTTTCATTAGTATAAAATCGGCGGTTTTTTCGCAACGACTTATAACTTATGCCGTGATTGATGATATCAATTTTTAACTTATCGAATTCTTGAATAAATATTTTTGCTAAAAATTGTGATGGAGAGATGATTGCTTTCGCATGCGCCAACAGCAGTTTTGCCGTCACTAATCGCTTGGTAATATAGGCTTCGCTAAATTCAGGACATAAAAGCTGGCAGGCTGTACCTTTATCAGGTCCGGAGCATAAGCTCTTCATGTTTGGCGCTAAATTTACTTTTGGACACAGTAAAAAGAAGTCCGTCAGAGTCATGATATATGGTATATGCATGTCAATTGCCGCTTTGATAAATGCATGCATTCTCATCGCATGCCCAACATGAATAATGTCAGGCGCTTCAGTTAAAAGTATTTTTTTACCAATAGCGTAAAGCAATTCATCATCCAT is from Candidatus Cloacimonadota bacterium and encodes:
- a CDS encoding glycosyltransferase family 4 protein, with the protein product MKILYLVHQFYPEYQSGTEKFVFNSAYMAQKNGNKVKVVTYSFYDNSFYSNESEGILSQEFNYKGIPVIAIKQIKPPHDLHYSMDDELLYAIGKKILLTEAPDIIHVGHAMRMHAFIKAAIDMHIPYIMTLTDFFLLCPKVNLAPNMKSLCSGPDKGTACQLLCPEFSEAYITKRLVTAKLLLAHAKAIISPSQFLAKIFIQEFDKLKIDIINHGISYKSLRKNRRFYTNETPIVFGYAGYLSFHKGVHILLKAFTSIKDENIKLFVYGPMLEPYINQLQHIANNDKRIIFKGPYSSDNIGEVFTNIDVLITPSICYESYQMVLHEGLASDVPIIASDLGAMSDKIKNNFNGFKFAAGDHEELQEKIEMIINNRTQLNILKENIISKMIIPTIEQEAYNYYRLYTKIVK